AGTGAATCTAAATGAAGGCCAATTTGctagtaacacacacacacacagcatattATGCACATTAATTTGAAGAAATCTCACCATAATGAGCATTAGCCACTGTTTCACCTGGTTTCTTacaatatattttctgttttttggccATACTAACTTTGTTTACATGAAAAACATTAGTACTTCAGTTTAGCTTAAACGTTAGTACAATTTTCTGCATGCCACAAATACCTGGATGTAAACTTGattgtccagacttttttttaacatgatacAGAAGCACACTGGTCATACTACACATCAGGTTCCTGCCTGGTTGATTGTTTTAATCTAATTAATGCTAAAACTTCTCTCGTAATTTGCAGTATTGGGACTCACATAACGGCCTCGATGTCACAGGAAGCGGTGTTGGTCTGGATGGTGTAGCCCAGCATTCTGctgcatttcaaatgttttcttgagTACTGCAGGCAGCAGCGGGctataaagacacacagacattatCAGATTGTGAAGAACTATACGTTatggaaaacacatttaaacaacatttttttcactttttttcactgaaagttcaacattatttttgtttacaTCCAGTTTGTTAAAGCTTTACTTTCCTAGATACTGCATGTTCAACAGTGACAGCTTTACCCAAAATGCATCTGCTTTGAAAGGGATGTGTAAGTACAGTATATAATAGCTGAAGGACTCACCTGACTCTGTGCTGTCAATAAAGGTAGTCAGGATGAAGAAGGAGTACAGGGCTGCCAGGAGAAACACTCTGCCGCTTGTCATGGTTCCTCAGTTAATGTCCTTGCCTTGCCGGTTGGTGCAGAGTGAGTCTGTAGTGTCTGTCTTGAAGTGCCTGAGGGAATTCAGTGAGAGTGTGACATAGACTGCACGACGGCTCTCTCTTAAGTAGGACATTTCGGGTTTTCCCCTGTTTGGCTGGATTGTGAAATGCCATGTTGGATTGTCAGCGAGCCAAGATACACCCTTCAAGTGACGCTGGGAAGTGTGTGTGAAATGAGATGGGTCATGTTACAGGTCAGGTTACAGGTTCCGGTTACAGGTTCATTATATAATGAATCAAATAATGAACCAAGAAGAAATACCTCCTGAATCTGCAACTCACATTTAACATTAAGGAGCTTTAAAACAAGATTCACCCTCATCGTTTAGCTCTCCGGTCTGCAACTTTAGTGTGCATTTACATAATTCTTTCCCCACAGCAAGCAGCTGTTTTAAGTGAAATCACTCTTAAACCACCTTGTACACTAAATGTGCAGTAccaaagagcagaaacacacagttaATCATTAGCTGTTGAACAAAGCGGACCATTATGTAGCTCAAAAGCCATATATCTCCAGTTGGTGACTGGTAGAGACCAATAACTTAAAAGGTGCTAAATTAAACtaacataaaagaaaatataaagtcTGATGAATATAAAGCAGTGTTTTGGTCAACTATAGAGTGGGAACTCTCTGCAGGATAAACcattacagtttgttttcttaatttctAATGTGACAACCTGGTGTGGTTGTTCTTCAGTTCTTTACTTACcggtaataaaaaaatacatggtAGTAAGTACAATTTGGCCATGTCCTATCTTAAAACATAATCTGTTGTCTTTAGATACTGAGTTATTGTTCTATCACTGATTGAACGATCTGCTAATGTTTAAGCTCTGAATTTTccctgaaacaaacagacaggtaaAAACAAGACGATGGAGAATGAAGGGGGTTCAGATTATATTCATAACTAAGTGAATACATGTAGGTTCTGTGATGTGATGTATACTGTACATAGAGCGTTTACAGTACAGTGTATTTGTAGCTAAGTTGTTTGTAGCTGTGGATGCTTACATATTTGTGCACTTAGTTTAGTATTTCTAAACTagaagattaagatttactttattgagcCATGTCTCTAATGCCTTTGTACAATCGTATAATGGCAATAAAGGTTTTCTATTTCTATATCCATTTTGTATCTTCACATCCTTGATGCCAAAGGAATGGAATTGTATGTGTGGGTGAGTTCTGGGTGAAATAAAGTGTAATATACTAGATAAAACAGACATGTTGATATCTGACGAGCTGAGATTAAGATAAGCATAATGTGACTACAGTGATGACTCAACAACAGGAGTACCTAGAGTCATACCATTTCTTGTCAGATTTTTTGAACTACTTCTGTTGCTGCTGATTAAGATTTTTCATTTCAGGTAAAGATAAAGAAATTCCTGTGAAGGTCATTCATTCGACAACATGTTTTATAATTGATGCTATATTGAAGAATGTTTTGTAAAAATCTATGATATATGTAAAAGTCCATACACCAATAAATGTACAATCCTACCTGACAGTACACCTAAACAGTCGACTCTCACTCTTTActgtaatgatttcctgagctttttcaacaacaaaattctagacattagagacaaaattagtaacctcctgcccttacctggtgcagatacgtctgatgcggcagagacagttccaggaccagatattagtctagactgtttttctccaatcgacctttcagagctaaatccaattatttctgcgtcgaaaccgtcaacctgtcttttagacccagtcacaaccaagctgtttaaggaagtatttcccttagttagcaactctatattagatatgatcaatatgtctttactggcaggctatgtaccacagtcatagTAGTCACAGtcaagtagcggtaatcaaaactctactcaaaaaacctgctctagattcaggaactttagttaactataggcctatatccaacctccTTTTtatctcgaagatcctggagaaagtggtagctaatcagctgtgtgactttctccatgacaacagtttatttgaggagtttcagtcaggatttagagtccaccatagcactgagactgcactagttaaagttacaaacaatctacttctagcttcagacaggggacttctctgtgctcgtcttgttagatcttagtgctgcttttgacactattgaccatcagatcctaatatacagactagaacatttactgggaattacagggactgctttaagttggttcgaatcctacttatcagtccgatctcagtttgtacatgttaatgatgagtcctctatgcacaccaaagttagctatggagtgccacaaggttcagtgcttggaccaattctctttacattatacatgcttcctctgggaaatattatgaggaaacactccatacagtttcattgttatgcagatgatactcagctttatgtatcaatgaagcccgatgtcACCAGTCAGT
This is a stretch of genomic DNA from Labrus bergylta chromosome 20, fLabBer1.1, whole genome shotgun sequence. It encodes these proteins:
- the ccl20b gene encoding C-C motif chemokine 20b, translating into MTSGRVFLLAALYSFFILTTFIDSTESARCCLQYSRKHLKCSRMLGYTIQTNTASCDIEAVIFHAKGKFICADPLSSHTQKLKMCIDGRRSKSASNRKPK